From Campylobacter anatolicus, one genomic window encodes:
- a CDS encoding Fe-S-containing hydro-lyase, with protein sequence MSEVKRITAPFDKDMVKSLKAGDNVLITGTIIAARDAAHKALTETLARGEKLPVNLAGETIYYLGPSPAKPGQAIGAAGPTTSGRMDKYTPTMINEVGINGMIGKGYRSEAVVEAMKKSGCVYMVAIGGAGALISQSIKRYEVLAYPELGPEAVARLWVEDFPAIVAIDSDGNDFYKVGQEPYKKI encoded by the coding sequence ATGTCAGAAGTAAAACGTATAACAGCACCATTTGACAAAGATATGGTAAAGAGTCTAAAAGCGGGAGATAACGTGTTAATAACTGGCACCATTATTGCCGCTCGTGATGCCGCTCACAAGGCACTCACCGAGACCTTGGCTCGTGGAGAGAAGTTGCCGGTTAATCTAGCTGGCGAGACTATATACTACCTTGGACCAAGCCCAGCAAAGCCAGGTCAAGCCATCGGAGCTGCAGGTCCAACGACAAGCGGTAGGATGGATAAATACACCCCAACTATGATAAACGAAGTTGGCATAAACGGTATGATCGGCAAGGGTTACCGCTCAGAAGCAGTCGTGGAGGCGATGAAAAAGTCAGGTTGCGTATATATGGTAGCCATCGGCGGTGCAGGAGCTTTAATAAGCCAAAGTATTAAAAGATACGAAGTTTTGGCCTACCCTGAGCTAGGTCCTGAGGCAGTCGCACGGCTTTGGGTGGAAGACTTCCCTGCTATAGTTGCTATAGACAGTGATGGCAACGACTTTTATAAGGTTGGACAAGAACCGTATAAGAAAATTTAA
- a CDS encoding cysteine permease: MKLTLAPNEFLDDYILGCEFAKNAKISSNAYLFWKNIIYAKFENSRVVFLNTKTIPSKYKDIANSCTSLNGLVLTSTFCSFTGLAPSHLVSKNGSKIYNIVELHEICGIKFINLKKFYDDLGLEYSYRIYIEKCKYFSPTPFEKRIKITDTLCLGYY; this comes from the coding sequence TTGAAACTAACACTAGCACCTAATGAATTTTTAGATGATTATATACTAGGCTGTGAGTTCGCTAAAAACGCTAAAATATCGAGCAATGCCTATCTATTTTGGAAAAACATAATATACGCTAAATTTGAGAACTCACGTGTTGTATTTTTAAACACAAAAACAATACCAAGCAAATATAAAGATATAGCAAACTCTTGCACTAGCTTAAATGGACTAGTTTTAACTAGCACATTTTGCTCATTTACCGGACTTGCCCCATCACATCTTGTGTCTAAAAATGGCTCAAAAATTTATAATATAGTAGAACTTCATGAAATTTGCGGTATAAAGTTTATAAATTTAAAGAAATTTTATGATGATTTGGGGCTTGAATACTCCTACCGCATATACATAGAAAAATGCAAATACTTCTCCCCTACACCATTTGAAAAGCGTATCAAGATAACTGACACGCTTTGTTTGGGATATTATTAA
- a CDS encoding RidA family protein, which yields MRKVISTKDAPQAIGPYSQAIVANGFLFVSGQLGVTATGEFAGESVEAQARQSLLNLKAILSEAGASFSDVVKTTIFLADIADFVKVNEIYASFFTQPFPARSTIAVKTLPKNALVEIELIATIKV from the coding sequence ATGAGAAAAGTAATCTCAACAAAAGACGCACCACAAGCGATCGGTCCATACTCACAAGCGATCGTAGCCAATGGCTTTTTGTTTGTCTCAGGACAACTTGGAGTTACTGCGACAGGAGAGTTTGCTGGTGAGAGTGTAGAGGCTCAGGCTAGACAATCTCTTTTAAATTTAAAGGCGATTTTAAGTGAAGCTGGGGCGAGCTTTAGCGATGTAGTAAAAACCACGATATTTTTAGCTGATATCGCAGACTTTGTAAAGGTAAATGAAATTTATGCGAGTTTTTTTACTCAGCCTTTCCCTGCACGTAGCACAATAGCAGTAAAAACTCTGCCTAAAAACGCTCTTGTAGAGATAGAACTTATCGCAACTATAAAGGTATAA